The Nesterenkonia xinjiangensis genome contains a region encoding:
- a CDS encoding Bax inhibitor-1/YccA family protein, translated as MSNPIFNSQAFPSQFKERERRRFYMSDQGSVTEQPRAQQPGAGPTYAQQHGLPGQQTPGADQLRQMYGQPSPTGEDLGRMTYDEVIRRTLISFVVVLIGAGVSVTVGAMSPGLASGLMILGVLGGFALGMVNAFKREPNPALILAYSAFQGLFLGGISMFLEWQFPGIVLQAVLGTVIVFASVLVLFRSGKVRATPKLNKMFMVAGMAYLVFCLVNFGLMMFGGTSSMFGLRTEFSPWIGLAIGALAILLATYSLVLDFTNIQEGVEAGVARKYAWAAAFGLTVSLVWLYIEILRIIAIIRSMAD; from the coding sequence ATGTCCAACCCGATCTTCAACTCGCAGGCGTTTCCCTCGCAGTTCAAGGAGCGAGAGCGGCGTCGTTTCTACATGAGCGACCAGGGCAGCGTCACCGAGCAGCCCCGGGCTCAGCAGCCCGGCGCCGGTCCGACCTACGCCCAGCAGCACGGCTTGCCCGGCCAGCAGACTCCGGGCGCCGACCAGCTGCGCCAGATGTACGGCCAGCCGTCCCCGACCGGCGAAGACCTGGGCCGGATGACCTATGACGAGGTCATCCGCAGGACCCTGATCAGCTTCGTCGTGGTGCTCATCGGTGCCGGAGTCTCCGTCACCGTCGGTGCCATGTCTCCGGGACTGGCCAGCGGCCTGATGATCCTGGGTGTGCTGGGCGGCTTCGCGCTCGGCATGGTCAACGCCTTCAAGCGTGAGCCCAACCCGGCGCTGATCCTGGCCTACAGCGCATTCCAGGGACTCTTCCTGGGCGGCATCTCGATGTTCCTGGAGTGGCAGTTCCCGGGCATCGTCCTGCAGGCGGTGCTGGGCACCGTGATCGTCTTCGCCTCGGTGCTGGTGCTCTTCCGCTCCGGCAAGGTGCGTGCCACTCCGAAGCTGAACAAGATGTTCATGGTCGCCGGCATGGCCTACCTGGTGTTCTGCCTGGTCAACTTCGGACTGATGATGTTCGGCGGCACCTCCTCCATGTTCGGCCTGCGCACCGAGTTCAGCCCGTGGATCGGCCTGGCCATCGGCGCGCTGGCGATCCTGCTGGCCACGTACTCGCTGGTCCTGGACTTCACCAACATCCAGGAGGGGGTGGAGGCCGGCGTCGCCCGCAAGTACGCCTGGGCCGCCGCCTTCGGCCTGACCGTGAGCCTGGTCTGGCTCTACATCGAGATCCTGCGCATCATCGCCATCATCAGGTCGATGGCGGATTGA
- a CDS encoding biotin transporter BioY produces the protein MTPPAGPQHPTTPEASTSGSDARPYEALVAGPATASVRGVAQMAMFAALVGVLGQPFAIPLIGGVPVTLQTLGVMLAGAILGPWRGAGSMLLLHALVAAGLPLLSQGSGGLGVYAGPTAGFALGWIPAAFVIGLITQWRWPLAWWRTGLGVTLGGIGVIYLCGIPVMAHQLGLTLTQAAFASAGFLPGDAAKAVIAVGITHALIRAYPAPFTWARRR, from the coding sequence ATGACACCGCCCGCGGGCCCCCAGCACCCGACCACCCCGGAGGCCAGCACCTCGGGCAGCGACGCTCGTCCTTACGAGGCCCTGGTGGCCGGCCCGGCCACCGCCTCGGTGCGCGGCGTCGCACAGATGGCGATGTTCGCCGCCCTGGTCGGCGTACTGGGTCAGCCCTTCGCCATCCCGCTGATCGGCGGAGTCCCGGTCACCCTGCAGACCCTCGGCGTCATGCTCGCCGGTGCGATCCTCGGCCCCTGGCGGGGCGCGGGCTCCATGCTGCTGCTCCACGCGCTCGTCGCCGCCGGCCTGCCGCTGCTTTCCCAGGGCTCAGGCGGGCTCGGGGTCTACGCCGGCCCCACGGCCGGCTTCGCCCTGGGCTGGATCCCTGCGGCGTTCGTCATCGGCCTGATCACCCAGTGGCGGTGGCCGCTGGCCTGGTGGCGCACCGGCCTGGGCGTGACCCTCGGCGGCATCGGGGTGATCTACCTGTGCGGGATTCCCGTGATGGCCCATCAGCTCGGCCTGACTCTGACCCAGGCGGCGTTCGCCAGTGCAGGGTTCCTGCCCGGCGATGCGGCCAAGGCCGTCATCGCCGTGGGCATCACCCATGCCCTGATCAGGGCCTACCCCGCGCCGTTCACCTGGGCACGCCGTCGATGA
- a CDS encoding energy-coupling factor transporter transmembrane component T family protein — protein MAAAIMPLHRPGTSLLHRTGVGTKFLLVFLFALAVSLQRENVWVVLGAWALVLLGHLAAGVGVTGLLRRLWGLRWILIILTVPQLIFLDPQTTALNVSRVVAVIMVAGLFTLTTRTTDIMTAFDRALRPLGRCGVDTSRISLALSLTIRSVPVILAFSSQIQEALRARGRRVTPKALVMPLLVMSLRHAEETAEALAARGVR, from the coding sequence ATGGCGGCGGCGATCATGCCGCTGCACCGTCCCGGCACCTCGCTGCTGCACCGCACCGGTGTGGGCACGAAGTTCCTGCTGGTCTTCCTCTTCGCGCTGGCCGTCTCGCTGCAGCGCGAGAACGTCTGGGTGGTGCTGGGAGCCTGGGCGCTCGTGCTGCTCGGGCACCTGGCCGCCGGCGTCGGCGTGACCGGGCTGCTGCGGCGCCTCTGGGGGCTGCGCTGGATCCTGATCATCCTCACCGTCCCGCAGCTGATCTTCCTGGACCCGCAGACGACCGCGCTCAACGTCTCCCGGGTGGTCGCGGTGATCATGGTGGCCGGACTGTTCACACTGACCACCCGCACCACGGACATCATGACGGCGTTCGACCGTGCCCTGAGGCCGCTGGGACGCTGTGGGGTCGACACGTCGCGGATCTCGCTGGCGCTGTCGCTGACCATCCGATCGGTGCCGGTGATCCTCGCCTTCTCCTCCCAGATCCAGGAGGCCCTGCGCGCCCGAGGCCGGCGGGTGACTCCGAAGGCGCTGGTCATGCCGCTGCTGGTGATGTCATTGCGGCATGCTGAAGAGACCGCCGAGGCGCTGGCCGCCCGCGGAGTGCGTTGA
- a CDS encoding N-acetylglucosamine kinase: protein MPITEPRSTPPQLRASSLALDVGQTTTKARLLHAGHPPERFELPGVQTHRPLLPQLRDIIRAAADSAGLAEAVAGPSRGAATVALGVSGLTAADADAARLLELLDGSASTDECIGTLRLAHDSVTGYLGALGAVRGVVVAAGTGVVTLGVGAEEVARVDGWGHLMGDAGSACWMGRAALQAVMRAYDGRGPATALTEVVRSRWPDLEGAYIQLQNDPAAVSVMASFAPAVAEFSENDQVARRISAEAAGELAHSALTALRRVGEDGAGAAPQVAAIGGVLRSSVVREEFRRLVRKAVPEAGFPAEAGEGVDGAVTLLALAEEHPLHRLVSTHSAGGQRLGGLFSMPQ, encoded by the coding sequence GTGCCCATCACCGAACCCCGGAGCACTCCGCCGCAGCTCCGCGCGTCCTCCCTGGCCCTGGACGTCGGGCAGACCACCACCAAGGCGCGTCTGCTGCACGCCGGACACCCGCCGGAGCGCTTCGAGCTGCCCGGTGTGCAGACCCATCGGCCCCTGCTGCCCCAGCTGCGCGACATCATCCGGGCCGCCGCAGACTCTGCGGGTCTGGCAGAGGCAGTCGCGGGTCCCTCGCGGGGCGCTGCGACTGTCGCCCTGGGCGTCTCCGGGCTCACCGCTGCGGATGCCGACGCCGCGCGCCTGCTTGAGCTGCTCGACGGCTCCGCCTCCACGGACGAGTGCATCGGCACCCTGCGCTTGGCCCATGACTCGGTCACCGGCTACCTCGGTGCGCTGGGTGCCGTGCGCGGCGTGGTCGTGGCCGCCGGCACCGGAGTCGTCACCCTCGGTGTGGGTGCCGAGGAGGTGGCCCGAGTGGACGGCTGGGGTCATCTCATGGGCGACGCCGGCAGCGCCTGCTGGATGGGTCGGGCCGCGTTGCAGGCAGTGATGCGTGCCTATGACGGCCGCGGGCCCGCCACCGCGCTCACCGAGGTCGTCCGATCCCGGTGGCCCGACCTCGAGGGCGCCTACATCCAGCTGCAGAACGATCCCGCGGCGGTCAGTGTGATGGCCTCCTTCGCTCCGGCGGTGGCGGAGTTCTCCGAGAACGATCAGGTGGCCCGACGCATCAGCGCCGAGGCCGCCGGAGAGCTCGCCCATTCAGCCCTCACCGCTCTGCGGCGGGTGGGGGAGGACGGTGCGGGCGCGGCCCCGCAGGTCGCCGCGATCGGCGGCGTCCTCCGCTCCTCCGTCGTGCGGGAGGAGTTTCGCCGACTGGTGCGGAAAGCCGTTCCGGAGGCCGGGTTCCCGGCAGAGGCAGGGGAGGGCGTGGACGGCGCGGTGACCTTGCTGGCTCTGGCGGAGGAGCACCCGCTCCATCGGCTCGTCTCAACGCACTCCGCGGGCGGCCAGCGCCTCGGCGGTCTCTTCAGCATGCCGCAATGA
- a CDS encoding LacI family DNA-binding transcriptional regulator, producing MSLQQRATLDDVARLAGVSRKTVSRVYSEPEKVAGTTRDQVLAAARRLRFRPNTLARTLRRGGTSSTVGLLIGDMSNPFYHSVAAGIERELSSAGLTLVLGSSDDSEEGEERVADALLSQRVAALMMIPAAADQSYLDGERQLGTPVIAVDRPAKNLLADAVLLQNRSGARQATEALLAQGHRQIAYLASPADIYTQRERLAGYRGAMTEAGLGRTGPLEHLSDDADEDAVARAALGSAEPPTAVLAGNNRMSVAVLRAARELQVSPALIGFDDFDTADVLGISVISHDPLEMGRRAAALAVERIARPATVPEVVELPTRLVLRGSERPEGVSL from the coding sequence ATGTCCCTGCAGCAACGTGCCACCCTCGACGACGTCGCCCGCCTCGCTGGTGTGAGCCGCAAGACCGTCTCACGGGTCTACAGCGAACCGGAGAAGGTCGCCGGCACCACGCGGGACCAGGTGCTCGCCGCCGCACGAAGGCTGCGTTTCCGACCCAACACCTTGGCCCGGACGCTGCGCCGCGGCGGCACCTCCTCCACGGTCGGACTGCTGATCGGGGACATGAGCAACCCCTTCTACCACAGCGTCGCGGCCGGCATCGAGCGTGAACTCTCCTCGGCAGGACTGACCCTGGTGCTCGGCTCCAGCGACGATTCGGAGGAGGGCGAGGAACGGGTCGCCGACGCCCTGCTCTCGCAGCGTGTCGCGGCGCTGATGATGATCCCGGCGGCCGCAGACCAGTCCTACCTGGACGGCGAGCGCCAGCTGGGCACCCCGGTGATCGCCGTGGACCGGCCGGCGAAGAACCTGCTGGCGGACGCCGTCCTGCTGCAGAACCGCAGCGGCGCCCGGCAGGCCACGGAGGCGCTGCTTGCCCAGGGGCACCGCCAGATCGCCTATCTCGCGAGCCCAGCCGACATCTATACCCAGCGGGAACGCCTGGCCGGATACCGGGGGGCCATGACGGAGGCGGGCCTGGGCAGGACCGGACCGCTGGAGCACCTCAGCGACGATGCGGACGAAGACGCCGTCGCCCGGGCCGCCCTGGGCTCTGCGGAGCCGCCGACGGCCGTGCTGGCGGGGAACAACCGGATGAGCGTGGCGGTGCTGCGTGCGGCACGCGAGCTGCAGGTCAGCCCTGCGCTCATCGGATTCGACGACTTCGACACCGCCGATGTGCTGGGCATCAGCGTCATCAGTCACGACCCTCTGGAGATGGGGCGCCGGGCGGCGGCCCTGGCCGTGGAGCGCATCGCCCGGCCGGCGACCGTGCCGGAGGTGGTGGAGCTCCCCACTCGTCTGGTGCTGCGCGGCTCCGAGCGACCGGAAGGGGTGTCGCTGTGA